In one window of Gouania willdenowi chromosome 8, fGouWil2.1, whole genome shotgun sequence DNA:
- the LOC114468533 gene encoding 5-hydroxytryptamine receptor 3A isoform X2, with the protein MEAVRMTGLLLSVACLMSHTTGVPSTPSTPSSSDCTYMSLLNHLGLINTNVTLQAIRPVKNWTTSTIVWLDMLIFGILEVDEKLQTVTNHIWLSISWENEFLAWNPADFCGISMISVLRSNLWLPDIGIQEDTTDTSSVHVGQFVNVYPNGTIRTELRQKLTYTCQLNLLMFPFDRQNCKITFLSHSANSNTLLLGTLFNDTKLSTLSDRIVITRGEWSLIDIQTKYCLISPNHTDKCKLTYEVCFERKPLLYVINFIIPLFYLLILDLTSFFISEARGEKMSFKITILLSISVLLLILKDLLPSTEDNLPHIASYCIGIFALVGISVLESMLVTFLVDLDNYCGAIKNQKEEEEEEDHPLEVEYFKSAVFPLRVDGVG; encoded by the exons ATGGAGGCTGTGAGGATGACTGGACTACTGCTGTCTGTGGCCT GTCTGATGTCCCACACGACTGGAGTTCCCAGTACTCCCAGTACTCCCAGTAGCTCAGACTGCACCTACATGAGCCTGCTGAATCATTTAGGGCTGATAAACACTAACGTCACCCTGCAGGCGATCCGGCCTGTAAAGAACTGGACCACGTCTACGATTGTGTGGCTCGACATGTTGATATTTGGAATCCTGGAGGTG GATGAAAAGCTTCAAACGGTGACCAACCACATTTGGCTCAGCATA TCGTGGGAGAATGAGTTCCTGGCGTGGAACCCTGCAGACTTCTGTGGGATTAGCATGATCTCCGTTCTCAGGTCGAACCTTTGGCTTCCAGACATCGGCATCCAGGAGGA TACAACGGACACCAGCAGCGTTCACGTTGGACAGTTCGTCAACGTTTATCCCAATGGAACCATCAGGACAGAACTTCGTCAGAAACTCACCTACACCTGTCAGCTCAATCTCCTGATGTTCCCCTTCGACCGGCAGAACTGCAAGATCACCTTCCTCTCACATAGCGCCAATT ctaacACACTGCTGCTGGGCACCTTGTTTAATGACACCAAATTGTCAACCCTCTCTGATCGTATCGTGATCACTCGTGGGGAATGGAGCCTCATCGACATCCAAACCAAATACTGCCTCATTTCTCCAAACCACACGGATAAGTGCAAGCTCACCTACGAG GTTTGCTTTGAGAGGAAGCCTCTGCTCTACGTGATAAACTTCATCATTCCGCTCTTCTACCTCCTGATCCTGGACCTGACGTCGTTCTTCATCAGCGAAGCTCGAGGAGAGAAGATGAGCTTTAAGATCACCATCCTACTGTCCATCTCCGTCCTCCTGCTGATCCTCAAGGATCTGCTGCCGTCCACCGAAGACAACCTGCCCCACATTG CATCCTACTGTATCGGGATCTTCGCCCTGGTGGGAATCAGCGTGCTAGAGTCCATGCTGGTCACCTTCTTAGTGGATCTGGACAATTATTGTGGTGcaatcaaaaatcaaaaggaggaggaagaggaggaggaccaTCCCCTGGAGGTGGAATATTTCAAATCAG CTGTTTTTCCTCTCAGGGTCGATGGAGTTGGATGA
- the LOC114468533 gene encoding 5-hydroxytryptamine receptor 3A isoform X1 encodes MEAVRMTGLLLSVACLMSHTTGVPSTPSTPSSSDCTYMSLLNHLGLINTNVTLQAIRPVKNWTTSTIVWLDMLIFGILEVDEKLQTVTNHIWLSISWENEFLAWNPADFCGISMISVLRSNLWLPDIGIQEDTTDTSSVHVGQFVNVYPNGTIRTELRQKLTYTCQLNLLMFPFDRQNCKITFLSHSANSNTLLLGTLFNDTKLSTLSDRIVITRGEWSLIDIQTKYCLISPNHTDKCKLTYEVCFERKPLLYVINFIIPLFYLLILDLTSFFISEARGEKMSFKITILLSISVLLLILKDLLPSTEDNLPHIASYCIGIFALVGISVLESMLVTFLVDLDNYCGAIKNQKEEEEEEDHPLEVEYFKSGSMELDEKVQENPGKVFLPLEALSDHDVLKKILEEVRGFRRTSGKKKKTTTTKKKKKTYKHLAEVLDHLFFFFYFVTVTVFLIYMYMIWMRNLLD; translated from the exons ATGGAGGCTGTGAGGATGACTGGACTACTGCTGTCTGTGGCCT GTCTGATGTCCCACACGACTGGAGTTCCCAGTACTCCCAGTACTCCCAGTAGCTCAGACTGCACCTACATGAGCCTGCTGAATCATTTAGGGCTGATAAACACTAACGTCACCCTGCAGGCGATCCGGCCTGTAAAGAACTGGACCACGTCTACGATTGTGTGGCTCGACATGTTGATATTTGGAATCCTGGAGGTG GATGAAAAGCTTCAAACGGTGACCAACCACATTTGGCTCAGCATA TCGTGGGAGAATGAGTTCCTGGCGTGGAACCCTGCAGACTTCTGTGGGATTAGCATGATCTCCGTTCTCAGGTCGAACCTTTGGCTTCCAGACATCGGCATCCAGGAGGA TACAACGGACACCAGCAGCGTTCACGTTGGACAGTTCGTCAACGTTTATCCCAATGGAACCATCAGGACAGAACTTCGTCAGAAACTCACCTACACCTGTCAGCTCAATCTCCTGATGTTCCCCTTCGACCGGCAGAACTGCAAGATCACCTTCCTCTCACATAGCGCCAATT ctaacACACTGCTGCTGGGCACCTTGTTTAATGACACCAAATTGTCAACCCTCTCTGATCGTATCGTGATCACTCGTGGGGAATGGAGCCTCATCGACATCCAAACCAAATACTGCCTCATTTCTCCAAACCACACGGATAAGTGCAAGCTCACCTACGAG GTTTGCTTTGAGAGGAAGCCTCTGCTCTACGTGATAAACTTCATCATTCCGCTCTTCTACCTCCTGATCCTGGACCTGACGTCGTTCTTCATCAGCGAAGCTCGAGGAGAGAAGATGAGCTTTAAGATCACCATCCTACTGTCCATCTCCGTCCTCCTGCTGATCCTCAAGGATCTGCTGCCGTCCACCGAAGACAACCTGCCCCACATTG CATCCTACTGTATCGGGATCTTCGCCCTGGTGGGAATCAGCGTGCTAGAGTCCATGCTGGTCACCTTCTTAGTGGATCTGGACAATTATTGTGGTGcaatcaaaaatcaaaaggaggaggaagaggaggaggaccaTCCCCTGGAGGTGGAATATTTCAAATCAG GGTCGATGGAGTTGGATGAGAAGGTCCAGGAGAACCCGGGGAAGGTTTTCCTGCCCTTGGAGGCGTTGTCGGATCACGACGTTCTGAAGAAGATCCTGGAGGAGGTGAGGGGGTTTCGGAGGACCTcggggaagaagaagaagaccaccaccacgaagaagaagaagaagacatacAAGCATTTAGCCGAGGTGCTCGAccacctcttcttcttcttctactttgtCACCGTGACGGTGTTCCTGATCTACATGTACATGATCTGGATGAGGAACTTGTTGGACTGa